The nucleotide sequence tgggttcaagccctgcatcgggctccctgctcagtgaggagtctgcttctccttctccctctgcccctctcccccgctcatactcactatctcaaataagtagataaaatctttaagaaaatactataaaattaccataaataaaacacagatgttaaaatggatattaaaatatttatactgtaTGGTCCCaaatttataatgtaaatacaagcctatttttttattttttattttatttttttttaagattttatttatttgagagacagagaatgagagatagagagcacgagagggaggagggtcagagggagaagcagactccctgctgagcagggagcccaatgtgggactcgatcccaggactccaggatcatgacctgagccgaaggcagtcgcttaaccaactgagtcacccaggcgccccaatacaagcctattttttttaaagattttatttatttatttgacagagagacacagtgagaacaggaacacaagcagggggagtgggagagggagaagcaggttctccgctgagcagggagcccgacgcggggctcgatcccaggacttgggatcctaacctgagccgaaggcagacgcttaatgactgagccacccaggcgcccccaagcctattttattttaaacattttatttatttatttgaaggaaggaagggagggagggagggagggaggaaggaaggaaggaaggaaggaaggaaggaaggaaggaaggaagagcatgAGCAAGTGCACAgcatggggagaagcagactccccaccgagcaaagagcccaatgtgggactcgatcccaggaccccaggaccatgacctgagcccaaggcagatgcttaacgactgagccaccccaggtgccccaatacaagCCTATTTTTAAAAGGGTGACGGGAACTTGAGCAGGAGGTAATAGTGCTTGCAGCCGTGTGGTCGGATTCAATCCGTCCAGCTTTTCtgctacttctccctttccccgcTTTCAACAATGACTGTGCGTTATTTTATAACCAGGAAAAAAGATCAATATGTGTTATGGAGAGAGTAGCACCAGCAATAAGAAAGGAATGAACTCAGCATTCTGGCGAGCCTGCTTTTTGGAAGCTACAGCTCTCGACCCCTGTGTTTCCAGCTGGCTTTCTCACCAAGGCGACCTTCCCAGAGAGGTATTGATCTCCTTTGGCTCAGAGTCAGTCCTGCCTGGCCGGCAGCTCTGCTTGACCACCTTGGGGGAGCAGGAGACAGTGCTCAGAGAACTGGCCCCACATTCTTGCCTTTCTGGGGGACAGTGGGCCCTCAGACCCACAGCCTGGTCCATTCATTTGTACAAGCATGCCCTGGGCCTCATGGGGGCCCAGCCCCAGAAATACAAAAGGGGGGAAGCCACAGTCCCAAGCTGAAGGGGCTCAGAGTTGCTCAAGAGATGGACCAGGAGACAGGGTGAGGAGAAGCACAGCTGGGGTACATGTGTGTGATGCTAACCACAGGAGGCCTGGCCCAGCCTGCGAGAGGCAGGGGAAGGCTGGGGGTCAGGGCTGAGCTCCCAGCAGCCCAGAGGCAAATGCAGAGGCACAAAGACCAGCCTGAGACAGGAGCTGAAAGCCATTCGCTATGGCTGTTTACGGTGCATGAGGCCACCGTGTCAGGGGATCTTGCTGATCACATGAGGGGCTGGATTTCAGCCGcaaggcagtggggagccactgaaagattttaagtTGGGGAAAGACCTGCTGAGGTAGGGGTAGGAAGTGCGTGGGAGGGGGCAAGGTGAGAAGGCAAGATGCCAGGAACTGCTTGCAGGGATCAAGACAAAAATGAGTATGAGCTctgaacaaaatgagggttcAAACCAAGGTGGAGAAGACAGAGCAGATTTGAGGAGCATTAAGGGAGAAGAATTACAAGGACTTGGTAACTCAATGGACACTTGGGACTTCAAAGAGAAGTCCCTGGCACACTGGTTATTTGGTGATATATCCGTCACTGAGAATACAGGCGAAAGAATAGATTCGTGGGGGTAGAGCATGAATCCGGATCTGAGTGTGGGTTGTCTGTGGCAAGATGATCAGGAGGGAGTTGCATGTAAAGTTCTTGGGGCTCAGGAGAGGGTCTGGGCTGAGGGTATATACTTGGAGGGTGTCGGCCAGAGCCTGTGAGACCCCCAGTGGGGAGGTGTGACAGAAGGGAGGGCAGAATGTGGAAAGCACCAGTGGGGTGTGGGAAAAGGAGCACTTACAGACAGTGAgcggagaggggcagaagatgagctgggggagatggagagacagggagaggtgCATCACAGAAGACGACGGAGGGGAACGAGGGCTTCCAAAAGGAGGCTAGCATGGGAGGTCTCAGACCAGCAGAGGCCAGCACTGGTTAGGGGGTCCCTACAGTGCGGGCCCACACAGCACGGTCTCCGGCACCTGCCCGGACCCAGCAGATACTGTACACACTTTCACAGTTCACCAAGGGAAGACCAGGAGGGCGGGAGGCCCGGGCGTGGGGCAAGGGATGCCCAGCCCACTCTCCTCCCTGGGGCTAGGGAGGGCCAGCAGGGCTCCCAGTACCAGACCTCTCCAGCCCCAGAGGGGAAGCGTGTGTGAGTCTACGATGGTAGACCAATGCCAAGCTCTGTCCTGTTGGTGGGTGGCCTCAGACCCCCACTGAGGGGAACTCAAGGAGTCTGTTCTGTCTCTTGCAGAGACTAGCGCTGGGCATTTGCTGAGACACAGTGCCACCTTGTGGCAGGAGGTGCTCACACCAGATTTCTGCCAGACTGTCAAGCCCACTGTCACCTTGACTGCTCCTAGGCCTttatttggggggcggggggggggaggggcctcttaTGCTGGGATCCCATGCACTGGAAGCAATGATCCGGGACTTTTACCATTTGGACAGCACCTGAGCCCCTGCCAGCAGCATCCCTGTGGCATCAGCTAAGGTCGGCCCTGCCAACAGATAAGGTGGACAGGCTAGAATGTTAGCCAAGACCCATTTGGCCCCCCAGTGTGGGCAGAGACGCAGGGTCCTGCTCCCGGGGTTGTGCCCCCACGACGGGAGAGACTGTACCGACTGCTGTTGTGTTGTGCATCTGTCTGCAGTGTCCTTAGGCACACAAAAATAATGCTACCCTCCTAAAGCTCTTCCAGGCACAGCTGCCCATTCGCCCCCAACAGTCCACAGGAATCCTCAGGACTTCCTGCAGCAGCGTGTCTTCCTGTGCAGTTCAGCTCAGGGGAGTCCGTGGGGACCCAGGGCAGCAGGCAGGGGGCCCTGACAGCAGAGAATCACCCCAGACATCAGCTGGGCCCTGGTGCAGCTCCAGAAGTCTGCTCCCTGGGGAGATGGCTCTGAGGCCAGCCTGGCTGTCCCTTGGACACCCCACAACTAGGAGGGCCTAGATTCTGGGGTCACACCCACATGCCCATGGCTCACTCCTGACTGCTCAGCAGTTTCAGGCCAGGTGAGGCTATCATGACCTTAACTCCACAcagttcatttttattctcaACTGCTGGCTTACCTAGGTGAGATAGAGAGTTCTCTCAATGCTTTTTTAAACTTCCCCTTATTACAGAAGAAATGCATGTGCAAtgttaaaaaattagttttcaggtgggagggatggggtggctgggtgataggcattggggagggtatgtgctacggtgagcgctgtgaattgtgcaagactgttgaatcacagatctgtacttctgaaacaaataatgcaacatatgttaagaaaaaagaaaaagaagaagatagcaggaggggaagaatgaggggagtaagtcggagtgggagacgaaccatgagagacgatggactctgagaaacaaactgagggttctagaggggaggggggtggggggatgggttagcctggtgatgggtattaaagagggcacgttctgcgtggagcactgggtgttatgcacaaacaatgaatcatggaacactacatcaaaaactaatgatgtaatgtatggtgatgaacacaacaataaaaaaatttaaaaaaaattagttttcaaaaAACGTGTGACTTGGAAAGTTAAAGTCCCTTACATAGTTCTACTCTCTATTAAAATTTCCTATTAACAGCCTGGTCTATGTTCTTCCAGCTTTCTTTCcccatacacatacatgtgtgagtgtgtgtgtgttgggggggtgctTTCTACAATGACATACAGTTCTACAActtactatgatttttttttccttgaagtgcATCCTCCTAGAGGCATCCTTATCACCCAGCCCCAATTCTGGTTAATTCAGTGACTTAAAGTTGGGGTGGGAGAAAAGGCAATGTCCTAAGGACCCAGGAGCTTTGAGGGTTTCAGGGAGATATGGTTCAGGAGCCTGGGGGGTATGGGTGGGCCCGTGCTGGAAACCCAGATCAGCCGTGggtgagaaagaaacaaaccccAGGAGGGGCAGACTCCACCCCTGGCCGTTGGTACAGAACAGGCTGTGGCATGAGTGTGACCCAGGCAGACTGTGCTTGGTGAGTGGCTGTGTCGGGAGCTGCCGGAGCCATGGGGACGCCCTGTACGTTTCTGCTGAGTTGGGTGCACAGGCCAGGTGACAGCCAGCGTCAGAGCCGGGGAGCCGGGCCCTGTGCCAGAACTGAGGCCTGTGATCTCCAGGAGAGCAAGGACAGCTTCAAGACAAGCAGCCTCTCGTGCTACACCTGCTCTCCTCCTGGGCCCCACGGATCAGCCACATGCCCCTCGGCGCTCCGCTGCTGGGAGCCAGCTCACATCTGATGCCCCACAGGCCGCACTATTTCACGGCCGATAATGCCAATGAGgcgaaaaaaataaaaggaaaggactAGATGGAAGAGCCAGTGAGGACACTGTGGGCTCCAGGGTGAGAGTAAGCCTTCCAGAATGGGAGAGCCCGTAAGTGCCCAGCCTCCTGCTACCCCAGGACAGACAGTGACAAGCCCTGCCCTGAGCTGGGCAGCAGATTGTGCATCCTGAGCCCTCTGCTAACGGGCTGTAAGACCAGGGCGATCCCTTACTGCTTCTGAACCCGTTTCCTTGCTTGCGAAGTGCGAGTAATACCCCCAGTACCTCTCTACAAGTAAATGAAATGATGTGTGTCCGGCACCCAGCAGGTGCCTGCTAGACAATAAATACCTGAGTGTTACCTGCTACCATTATTATGATCAGGTGAGGGCACCCAAAATGGAAATGAGTCCCCAGGGCAGACAGAGACCTCAGGGACACACACAGAGCCCTTGGGGCCTCTCGCCTGGGTGGAGCCAGGAACACACAAGCCCCTGCACAGCCGTGCCCAGGACAGGTCCTAGCCCATGAGGGTGGTTTCACGCTCTCCCTGCACCAGGTGCTGGGTTGGCGGGGGTCAAGCCAAAGACTGAGGAAATGCAAAAACCCAGAGCCTCTGCAGTCACAGGGGCTCCCAGATGCCTCGatttcttggctcctccgggcctAGAAAGGGGGGATCCCACCATTACCTGAGGGGTTCCTCGGCTCCCATCTGGGGAAGGAGATGGGCCCAGGCTTGGGGCTCAGCTTTGTGGATGGGCGGCAGCTACAGCCCCTCCTCATGGGCCCCAGGAGCTAAGTTTTCCCCAAGAACCACAACTTAGCGCCTCTGGGAAGGGCGTGGCTGGGCAGCCTGGCCGGGACTCACCCTGGTCGATGGAGTGCTGGGGGAGCTGGCTGAGCTGGCTGTTGACTACCCCCGCATAGGTGCGCAGGAACTCCTCCTCACTGGCCGTCAGCTGCAAGGGGGAGACAGCCACGGGTGAGGGGCGGCACGCACGGGCTCCCCGAAGGTACCTCCTCCTATCCCGGGGTCCCTGTTCCCGAGTCCTGACCCTTCAGTTCGAGCgagcaccccctgcccccaccccgaaGCCTGGCCCATGGCCGCCCAGGCCCTGCCGCTCGGATCAGATCTGAGACTGGGTTCCGTGCAGCCCGGGGCCTGCGCAGGGAGCCCATCCCTTTCTGAATCATGCTGTCCTCTTAGGGACCATCCTGCCCAGCGCCCCCTGGACAGCTCCTGCGGAGACAGGAGGAGAGTAAGGTCAGGGCCTGTAGGGGctcacaccgcccccccccccccggcccacgCTCGGCACAGGGATGGGAAGGCCACCCCAGCAGTCCTCCCCCGAACTGGACGGGCAGGGCTCTGGGTGACAAGAATGGGCCACAGAGCCAAACCACAAGCCCCACATCCCCCTTCCCAGAGCAGGGCTGTCACAGGAGGTGGCTATGGATCGCTGTTCCGCCCCCATCAGGCACCCTCCCTGGGGGATCTGTTGCTCGGCACCCCGAAGGCACTCACATTTGACCCCATCTTCCTCAGCATGAGCAGCACTCGGACCTTCTGCTGAATGTACATCTCCTCCGGACTCTTCCCGGGAGCCCCCTCGCGGTTCATTCCCTGGCCAGCCCTGGGGACTCCTGCAGGGCGAGGAGAGGCACTGAAGCGGGGGTCAGGACGACACACCAGACACAGACCGGGTACTCGGCAGGAGTTGTCAGGCAGCCCGCAGGGCTTCAGGGTCCCGCTGCTGAGAGCCCAGAGCAGGTGGCAAGTTGCCTGTTCCTGCCTCACCCCTGCTGGCCCCAGCCCGCCAGACTGAGCGGCTCGGTCCTGGAGCAGGCGCTGGGGGCTGGCACCCTCTGTGAGGAGCTGCTGGGCCCAGGGCACTGAGCTGACCCAGAACTTCTGGCCAGTTTGACCTTCCAGCCACCCCCTCAGCAACAACCCTGCGATGAGCCACCGGAGATGTGCTGAATGAAGCCCAAAGTGTCCCAGGTTTTCAAAGCATGCAACTTCCACAAGGAGCAGAAGTGACATGACCAGAGGCAGCCAGCCGGCGCCTCTGGCTGGAGAAACCGAGAGATCGGGGCCCAGCCCCGAACACAAGGGTGGCCCCTCTCCGCAAAAGCCCCTGATGAATTCAAGAGGCTGGCGCCTGGGCTGGGTTCCAAGGAGTCCCTCGATGGGGACAGGCAAGCCGGGGCTGTGGGGCACAGATACCCACCTGAGCTCACGGCCGTCACCCTCACGCGCCCACCCCCCGTCAGAGGGGAGCGCCCTGCAGGCAGCAGCTGCGTCCGGGGACAGCAGGGACCCGACCTGCAGAAAGGTCCCAGGAGAAAAGTCCCAGGGCTTCCCCTCTCTAGGAGGAGCTGGCGGAGAGGAAGCCGGGCGTGGAGGGGTTTGGGTTACACACTTGTAACCCCTGGATGAGTCAGAAATAACGCAGCAGCTGGTGGGGGTGGAGCCTCGGCAGCCCTGGTGCCAAGGAGCTGCGCTGGGAGGACCGAGGGAACCTGGCTTGCGAGCCAAGGACACTCCTCACGCCGTCCATCCTTCAGGGGCCAGCAAGCCCTGGACCAGCAGGCTCTCCCAGGCCGGCCTGCTCTCTGTGCAGAAGGCAGACTCAGAAATGTGCCAGAGCCCTGGGCAGTGCCTCCCTGGAGGTCCCCGTCAACTGCTCAGTTCCCATAAGCTCACACGGGCTCTGGCCCAAAAGTCCCCACGAGGGGCTAAAAAGCTGGCAAGCTGGGGCTTACTTAGAGCTGTATACTTGATGTAGCATGTCTCCTTCTGGGGCCTTCCTTCCCCCCAcatccttccccccacccaggctccctattGTACTGTCTTCTCACCTGTCACCTCCTTTGGGCTCAGAAAAAAGCCTAATGAACACCGATAACCAGGAAAAGGGGTAAGCCACCTCCAGAGGGCCACTGATGGAAGGCAGCCCCGCCATCCCCAGTGTAGCGGACAAACCCTAACTCCCTAGCCAGCTGAGTGGGAAAGCCCAGTTGTGGGACATCACTTCTCACATggacccctcctcccttccttccactccACTGTCCCACACAAGGACCCACGAGGCCTGCATCGGCGGCCCTGCCTCCTTCTCACACCTCCCCTTGCACCCTGCCCTCCTAACCCGAGTCTATTTCTAGAACATACCAAGAAACTCTTTCCCCCAGCAGCCTTTGCACTGGGTATCCCCCTGAGCCCGGGCTGGCTTCTTTTCATCCTTCAATGTGCTTAAAGACGCCTTCCCAGGGAACCTCTCCTGACAGCGTAACTGAAGCAGgttctgtgcccccccccccgcgccaaCCCCTCTGGGTCACATAGCCCAGTCCCAATTTTCTGAGAGGGTCTTGCTGGAGTACTTGCTTATCGTCTCTCCCCTGCCCGACTAGAAGGCCAGGGCCCACTTAGCTCACCCCGTCCTCCATAGCCCAGCACCCTGCCTGGTACTTAACAGATACCACCCGGCTGGCTGGCTGGCAAATCAGGATGGCCTGTGGTGTctaagcttctccctctctacaaTATCCATGTTGATTTAGGGGCAAATGTCACTGTGTTGACACTGACCAGAGTACCTAGTCTCCATAACGCAAACTGAGCCTTGACAAAGGGCTCCCATTCGAGCAACTGGAGTGCCTTGGGCTCTCCTGTTCTCCAGAGGACTTCTAAAACACTCCACAAAGCCTTCAAACTGGGAGTCAGGGCTTCGGGGAGTAAAAATCTTCCACCCCCAACCTGTGTCCAAGGGCTGATGGTCAGTTTGCTCTCTCTTTGTGAAAGGCAGCATTGAAGACCGGTGACCTGCCACTAGGtgtcaccacacacaaaaaaaccagaGTTCCAGCAAGATTCCCCGCCTACCCTCACCCCAACTCCCCAACAGGCCCATCTGGTTCAAGCCCTTACTCTGATCCTATGTCACAAACCACACCCCAGTCCCAGGTCCCACAGCAAGATCTACTCATCATTCAGGGGCCGGCCCTACTCAGGCAAAGATACATATCTAGTTTTGCTACGCATACCAGGACCTAGGGGTCCTGGCTTCCCCGTGGTTGGGGACCCCTTCCTCACTGTCCTTTCCTGACCAGCCAAGCTTCCTCCAATAGAGAGGTAGGCTCGGAACCTGCAGAAATGTGTGAGTGTGACCATGAGCCTGAGTGTGTGTGAATCATTTTACATGGTCCATTTTTACAGAATTTTGCTCTGTCCCAAAATCCTGGCATCCTGTACAAATGGATGTCATTCCATTGTCTTCCACTGGAGCCTCACTGTCCGGAGGGAGCCCCCACACTCAAACTGTGATTACTGCAGGGGGGGGGGCGGTTCGCCACCCAGCCATGGGCCTAGGGTGTCATGGGGCCTGAATGGATCTTTGGGGCCAGGTTACTCCCACCTCAGCTTCCTTGGCAGAGACAGGCTTGCTTTGAGGCAGACTCgtcatttctaaaaattctggTTCTCTAGTATTCTTCGAGCTCTACTTCGAGTCGCTTTTGTCCTGCTGCCTGACAAGGGGAAACACCCAGGGCTGGATCTGGGGCAGAACGTAGGAGCCACGAGGGCACGTGGCTGCCCAGTAGAGGACATCATGGCTGGTTTACATGGTTCTGTCCTAAACAGAGTCTGCATCAGGGGGTCGATGTGAAGAAAATTAATAACTGAAGAGAGTAAATCATGACCAACCCAAACAACAGACACTGCAGTCGCTGATATGCTACCAGTCTATTAAAGCATGTTTGGGTTTGGTGCCTATCCCAGCAAACATGCTATTAAATTTTCCTCACCATTCTGACAAGTATCAGATTAACTTCTTTTGGGAAAATCCGTATTCTCCCCTGTAGGGATGAAGAACTGGGCTCCAGTGAGATGTGTCTGAATCACCTAAGTCCAAACTGCAACTAATCTGGACATGGTAGTTGTGCAGACTTGAGCCATGAGAGGCAAAGGTAACAGTGCTTCTCAGTTATGGTCTCCCAGCTGGTCCGGAAGCATCCCGTCATCTACAGTGGCGGCATTACCATTCTAAGTCCTGAGAAAATGCCTCAGTGTTAACGGCCCAAGTCAGAGACAAACCTGCGCCCTCTGCTTGCTACCACTGTGGGAGCTAACTAGGGAAAAATGTAGACGagccagaaaatgaaaacagaaacaggaaaccatcaaCTACCCAAATGAATGGTGAGGGCAGGGCCCATGGCTACAGATGCTGCTGGAGATAGCCACGTGTTATACAAAAAGTGGGGAGGAGTCCAGAAACTTACATCTGCAAATGGGACAAGTGCAACTGGGGAAACCAAGGGACGTACATTCCA is from Zalophus californianus isolate mZalCal1 chromosome 4, mZalCal1.pri.v2, whole genome shotgun sequence and encodes:
- the CTNNBIP1 gene encoding beta-catenin-interacting protein 1, with product MNREGAPGKSPEEMYIQQKVRVLLMLRKMGSNLTASEEEFLRTYAGVVNSQLSQLPQHSIDQGAEDVVMAFSRSETEDRRQ